The Flavobacterium faecale genome has a segment encoding these proteins:
- the nhaA gene encoding Na+/H+ antiporter NhaA — protein MKKQLKKLYKSDLFTEFFDNEKSSGLVLIGCTLVSLILANSIFGAQYHHTWLTNIGGQPLEYWINDGLMTIFFLLIGLELEREIYLGELSNIKDALLPIFAALGGMIIPAGLYLMDNFGEATQSGAGIPMATDIAFALGVLSLLGNRVPLSLKVFLTALAVIDDLGAILIIAAFYTKTISFTYLFSALGVLLAMFVMNRMKVIKLFPYLIGGVIMWYLMLHSGIHATITGVLLAFVIPFENGEKKSISYKLQHFLHKPVGFFILPLFALANTAIVLGSNIGETLEQHYSLGIAMGLVIGKPVGIALFSFLAVSAGLCKLPDDLNWKTIIAVGFLGGIGFTMSIFITLLAFDDHEIINNAKFVILLSSLTAGVIGFFLLKQTLKSSPNGKAS, from the coding sequence ATGAAAAAACAACTGAAGAAACTTTATAAATCCGACTTATTCACAGAATTTTTTGACAATGAAAAATCAAGTGGTCTAGTTTTAATTGGCTGTACCCTTGTCTCTTTAATTTTGGCAAACTCTATTTTCGGAGCACAATACCATCACACTTGGCTTACAAACATAGGAGGTCAACCCTTAGAATACTGGATTAACGATGGTTTGATGACCATTTTCTTTTTACTGATTGGTTTAGAATTAGAGAGAGAAATTTATCTAGGTGAACTTTCAAACATAAAAGATGCCTTATTACCCATTTTCGCCGCTTTGGGTGGAATGATAATTCCTGCAGGACTATATTTAATGGATAACTTTGGCGAAGCCACCCAATCTGGAGCAGGTATACCTATGGCTACAGACATTGCGTTTGCATTGGGAGTTTTATCTTTGTTAGGAAACCGTGTTCCATTATCACTCAAAGTGTTTTTAACCGCGCTTGCTGTTATTGATGACTTGGGTGCGATTTTAATAATTGCAGCATTCTACACCAAAACAATATCTTTTACGTATTTATTTTCTGCACTAGGTGTGCTATTGGCTATGTTTGTAATGAACAGAATGAAAGTAATCAAATTATTCCCTTACCTAATTGGTGGTGTAATCATGTGGTACTTAATGCTTCACTCAGGTATTCACGCTACCATTACGGGAGTTTTACTAGCCTTTGTTATCCCTTTCGAAAACGGAGAGAAAAAATCAATTTCATATAAGTTACAGCACTTTTTGCATAAACCAGTAGGGTTCTTTATCCTTCCATTATTCGCATTGGCAAACACTGCTATCGTTTTAGGGTCTAACATTGGTGAAACCTTAGAGCAACATTATAGCCTTGGGATCGCAATGGGTCTTGTAATTGGTAAACCGGTTGGTATTGCATTGTTTAGTTTTCTTGCTGTTTCAGCTGGTCTTTGTAAACTACCAGATGATCTAAATTGGAAAACGATTATTGCTGTAGGATTCTTGGGCGGAATTGGGTTTACAATGTCTATCTTTATCACGTTACTTGCTTTTGATGATCATGAAATTATCAATAATGCCAAATTTGTAATTTTACTATCCTCGCTTACTGCAGGTGTAATAGGTTTCTTTTTGCTTAAACAAACTTTAAAAAGCAGCCCAAATGGAAAAGCTAGTTAG
- the yaaA gene encoding peroxide stress protein YaaA codes for MKIVISPAKSLNFDKELPTELFTESKFLKESRAVHKVLKTKNPDDLSSLMSISQKLSDLNWQRNQEWHTPFTTENARPAVYTFDGDVYTGLDAFTIPTSKLDQLQDKLRILSGLYGLLKPLDLMQAYRLEMGTKMPIGEHKNLYEFWKPTLTKALNNEMEAGGLFVNLASNEYFSAIDTKSLKVPVITPDFKEYKDGKLKIISFFAKKARGMMVRYIIDTNAETIDDLKGFNYDGYQFDANLSKGNHLVFTR; via the coding sequence ATGAAAATTGTTATTTCTCCTGCGAAGTCTTTGAATTTTGATAAAGAATTACCAACAGAATTGTTTACCGAATCAAAATTTTTGAAAGAATCACGCGCTGTTCATAAAGTTTTAAAAACTAAAAACCCAGACGATTTGTCTAGTTTGATGAGTATTTCTCAAAAACTGTCTGATTTGAATTGGCAAAGAAACCAAGAATGGCATACGCCATTTACTACTGAAAATGCAAGACCAGCTGTTTATACTTTTGACGGTGATGTGTACACGGGATTGGATGCATTTACCATTCCGACCTCTAAACTGGATCAGTTGCAAGATAAATTGAGAATTCTATCTGGTTTGTATGGATTGCTAAAGCCGCTTGATTTAATGCAAGCCTATCGATTGGAAATGGGAACGAAAATGCCAATTGGTGAGCATAAAAATCTATATGAATTTTGGAAGCCAACTTTAACGAAAGCTTTAAACAACGAAATGGAAGCAGGGGGGTTGTTTGTTAATTTGGCGAGCAATGAATACTTTTCGGCAATAGATACAAAAAGTTTGAAAGTTCCGGTGATTACTCCCGATTTTAAAGAATATAAGGATGGGAAATTAAAAATCATTAGTTTTTTTGCCAAGAAGGCGAGGGGAATGATGGTGCGCTACATTATTGATACCAATGCAGAAACGATTGATGACTTAAAAGGATTTAATTATGATGGTTATCAATTTGATGCTAATCTGTCCAAGGGGAATCATTTGGTTTTTACTAGATAA
- a CDS encoding MDR family MFS transporter → MTQQGQDDLVEYGFRRVIITITAVLCALLEIVDTTIVNVALTNMRGSLGATLTDVAWVITAYAIANVIVIPMTSWLSQQFGRRNYFAVSIVVFTVASFLCGNATNIWELVAFRFVQGLGGGALLVTAQTIITESYPVAKRGMAQAIYGMGVIVGPTLGPPLGGYLVDNFSWPYIFYINIPLGIIATLLTLSFVRSPKYGEKLKSNQVDWIGIILLAAFIGSLQFVLEHGQQDDWFNNRLIVTLSVVSLFGLVLFIWREMTYKYPIVNLSVLKDGNLRIGTMMSFILGFGLYGSTLIIPIYTQSILGWTALDAGLLLIPGSITTAFMMPIVGRMIQNGIPQTYMVAVGFLTFFIFTYMMHGVMTPDTGVEHLYWPLILRGVGLGLLFVPITTMSLSTLSGKGIGEGAAFTGMMRQLGGSFGIAIITTFITRFSQKHRVDLVANLDGSKFEIQQRIQQMQAGFMSKGYTVNEALKKSYQAMEYTVMKQSTVLAYMDIFMYLGILFLLCIPIILFVKPGKSKINPADAMH, encoded by the coding sequence ATGACACAACAAGGACAAGATGACTTAGTAGAATACGGATTCAGACGTGTTATCATTACGATAACCGCAGTACTCTGTGCCTTATTGGAGATTGTAGATACCACCATTGTAAACGTAGCATTAACCAACATGCGAGGGAGTTTGGGTGCTACTTTAACAGATGTAGCTTGGGTGATTACTGCCTATGCCATTGCCAACGTAATCGTTATTCCCATGACGAGCTGGTTGTCACAACAATTTGGGCGCCGCAACTATTTTGCGGTTTCCATTGTAGTATTTACTGTGGCCTCTTTTTTATGCGGAAACGCAACCAATATTTGGGAGCTCGTAGCCTTTAGGTTTGTACAAGGACTAGGTGGAGGCGCTTTATTAGTTACCGCACAAACCATTATTACAGAGAGTTATCCTGTAGCAAAACGTGGTATGGCGCAAGCCATTTACGGTATGGGAGTTATTGTTGGGCCTACACTAGGGCCACCTTTGGGTGGTTATCTGGTTGATAATTTTTCATGGCCTTACATTTTTTACATTAATATTCCATTGGGTATTATTGCTACTCTATTAACACTAAGCTTTGTACGTAGTCCTAAATATGGCGAAAAACTTAAATCTAATCAAGTCGATTGGATCGGAATTATACTTCTAGCTGCCTTCATCGGATCATTACAATTTGTTTTAGAGCATGGACAACAAGATGATTGGTTCAACAATAGATTGATTGTTACCTTAAGCGTCGTATCGCTATTTGGTTTGGTATTATTTATTTGGAGAGAAATGACCTATAAGTACCCTATCGTAAACCTAAGTGTTTTAAAAGATGGTAATTTACGTATCGGAACAATGATGAGTTTCATATTAGGTTTTGGTTTGTATGGCTCTACTTTAATTATACCTATTTACACACAATCTATTCTAGGATGGACAGCCTTAGACGCTGGACTATTATTAATTCCAGGTTCAATCACAACAGCGTTTATGATGCCAATTGTAGGGAGAATGATTCAAAATGGGATTCCGCAAACCTATATGGTTGCAGTAGGATTTCTAACTTTCTTCATCTTTACCTACATGATGCATGGTGTTATGACGCCAGATACAGGTGTCGAACATCTATATTGGCCATTGATTTTAAGGGGAGTTGGACTAGGATTATTATTCGTTCCTATCACGACCATGTCGCTTTCTACACTATCTGGAAAAGGTATTGGTGAAGGAGCTGCTTTTACCGGAATGATGAGACAATTAGGTGGGTCATTCGGAATCGCAATTATCACCACTTTTATCACTCGATTTAGTCAAAAACATCGCGTTGATTTGGTAGCCAACCTTGACGGAAGCAAATTCGAAATTCAACAACGCATTCAACAAATGCAAGCAGGTTTTATGTCTAAAGGCTACACAGTTAACGAAGCTTTGAAGAAATCCTACCAAGCGATGGAGTATACAGTAATGAAGCAAAGTACCGTCCTAGCGTACATGGATATATTTATGTATCTGGGAATATTATTTTTATTATGCATCCCGATTATATTATTTGTAAAACCTGGTAAATCAAAAATCAACCCAGCTGATGCCATGCATTAA
- a CDS encoding HlyD family secretion protein: protein MEKKKTNTKFIIIVSALVILGGAYGIFKYMHSLAHEETDDAQIEKNMNPIIPRVSGYVDKVYIKDNDFVKKGDTLFTIDSKEYRLKIDEATANLASAEGSFEVSKADIGSVMASVSVSDANVQSAGGNIQSAKIKLGLATNDFNRYSNLYKSHTITKQQYEQALAAKQEAENQIKILEQQQKASSFQKSVSQAKSKVSGKQTEVAAANIKRAKSMLETAQLNLTYTVITAAIDGQVSKIDIQPGQLVQPGQSLFYIINNTEAWVIANFKETQLNKMVAGQKVTLKVDAYPDYEFKATVTSFSPATGSRFSILPPDNATGNFVKTIQRLPVKISIDKDNDAEKIKQLRPGMNVDVDVHIK from the coding sequence ATGGAAAAGAAAAAAACTAATACTAAATTTATTATCATCGTTTCTGCACTTGTGATTTTGGGTGGTGCTTACGGAATATTCAAATATATGCACTCTCTAGCTCATGAGGAAACAGATGATGCTCAAATTGAGAAAAATATGAACCCAATTATTCCAAGAGTTTCTGGTTATGTTGACAAAGTGTACATCAAAGACAATGATTTTGTAAAAAAAGGAGACACATTATTCACGATTGATTCCAAAGAGTACCGTTTAAAAATTGATGAAGCTACTGCAAATTTAGCAAGTGCCGAAGGAAGTTTTGAAGTTTCAAAAGCAGATATCGGAAGTGTTATGGCAAGTGTATCTGTATCAGATGCTAATGTACAATCTGCGGGTGGAAACATTCAATCTGCAAAAATTAAATTGGGTCTAGCTACCAACGATTTTAATCGTTATAGCAACTTATACAAAAGCCACACCATTACAAAACAACAATATGAGCAAGCGTTAGCAGCTAAACAAGAAGCTGAGAACCAAATCAAAATATTAGAACAACAGCAAAAAGCCTCTTCTTTTCAAAAATCGGTTTCTCAAGCTAAATCTAAAGTTTCTGGTAAACAAACCGAGGTAGCGGCTGCTAATATTAAAAGAGCTAAATCAATGTTGGAGACTGCTCAGTTAAATTTAACATACACTGTAATTACTGCTGCCATTGATGGTCAGGTTTCGAAAATTGATATTCAACCAGGACAATTGGTTCAGCCAGGACAATCTCTTTTCTATATCATCAACAACACTGAAGCTTGGGTAATTGCCAATTTCAAAGAAACGCAATTAAACAAAATGGTTGCTGGACAAAAGGTGACTTTAAAAGTAGATGCTTACCCAGATTATGAGTTCAAAGCAACTGTTACTTCTTTTTCTCCTGCAACAGGATCTCGATTCTCAATCTTGCCTCCTGACAACGCTACCGGAAATTTCGTAAAAACAATTCAGAGATTACCCGTAAAAATTAGCATCGACAAAGATAATGATGCCGAAAAAATTAAACAACTACGTCCAGGAATGAATGTGGATGTAGATGTACACATAAAATAA
- a CDS encoding TolC family protein, with protein MKINPYLVLGVSLFLMPSLQAQVKESLKLEEAIHLAWQKSSEVSLADSKVLSKSLEVQSVKNRMYPDLKISGQYQRLTNAKVDLQTGSSSSSTGGTPVVNQLVLGQVTASLPIFSGFKLRNSVKASDHMYEAETANALQTKEEVAMRVIDYYAQLYKAQKTIDLLSENKKSAQQRVDDFIQLEKNGIIPRNDLLKAQLQVSKLQLSLDKSTSDLNTLNFELTNFLKLDPSTVVEVLESDFANFDMSGIPTSDETALGNRKDLEAIQLAQKASLDNIAIAKSGYYPSIALVGGYTTLDLKNVINVQNAMNFGVGLSYDLSGILKNGTTVKLAKSKAEEVKNQEAVLTDYIKIEVKRATEAFELSLKQEQVYTEAVGQATENYRIIKDKYDNGLADTNDLLEADVEQLASKINKTLSKADSIEKYYALLSASGQLNQTFNLSKI; from the coding sequence ATGAAAATTAATCCATACCTAGTATTAGGAGTATCGTTATTCCTAATGCCTAGCCTGCAGGCGCAGGTCAAAGAGAGTTTAAAACTCGAAGAAGCTATTCATTTGGCTTGGCAAAAAAGCAGTGAAGTATCACTAGCAGATTCCAAAGTTTTATCCAAATCGTTGGAAGTACAGTCGGTGAAAAATCGCATGTATCCCGATTTGAAAATTTCAGGTCAATACCAACGTTTGACTAATGCAAAAGTAGATTTGCAAACTGGCAGCAGTTCGTCTAGCACAGGTGGCACCCCCGTGGTAAATCAATTAGTATTGGGTCAAGTAACCGCTTCCTTACCTATATTTAGCGGTTTTAAACTTCGCAATAGCGTTAAAGCTTCAGACCATATGTACGAAGCCGAAACTGCAAATGCTTTGCAAACCAAAGAAGAAGTTGCTATGCGAGTAATTGATTATTATGCCCAATTATACAAGGCGCAAAAAACAATTGACCTATTATCCGAAAACAAAAAAAGTGCTCAACAACGTGTAGATGATTTTATTCAGTTAGAAAAAAACGGAATAATACCTCGCAATGATTTACTTAAAGCACAATTACAAGTGTCAAAATTACAGTTGTCTTTGGATAAATCGACTAGTGACCTAAATACACTCAACTTTGAATTAACCAACTTTTTAAAATTAGATCCAAGCACAGTTGTAGAAGTTCTTGAAAGTGATTTTGCAAATTTTGATATGAGCGGAATCCCTACTAGTGACGAAACTGCTCTTGGAAACAGAAAAGATTTAGAAGCTATTCAATTAGCACAAAAAGCAAGTCTTGATAATATTGCAATAGCAAAAAGTGGTTACTATCCTTCGATTGCACTTGTGGGCGGTTACACAACCCTAGACCTTAAAAATGTGATCAACGTGCAAAATGCAATGAACTTTGGGGTAGGTTTATCTTATGATTTAAGTGGTATTTTAAAAAATGGAACTACTGTAAAATTGGCTAAAAGCAAAGCAGAAGAAGTAAAAAATCAAGAAGCAGTACTGACTGATTACATAAAAATTGAAGTAAAACGTGCCACGGAAGCATTTGAGTTGTCCTTAAAACAAGAGCAAGTATATACTGAAGCGGTAGGGCAAGCAACAGAAAATTATCGAATCATCAAAGATAAATACGATAATGGATTAGCAGACACCAACGATTTACTCGAAGCAGATGTAGAACAATTGGCATCAAAAATAAACAAAACACTGTCTAAAGCAGATAGTATTGAAAAATACTATGCCTTATTATCGGCATCAGGACAATTAAATCAAACATTCAATCTTTCAAAAATATAA
- a CDS encoding TetR/AcrR family transcriptional regulator — protein MNLNTDFNEKQIEILLVAESLFADNGFEGTSIRTIAKEAKINIAMVSYYFGSKEKLLQALASYRLKDLRFEIENLATEDLDPREKMKRLISLYINRFNCNKGIYRILHFELAGGKSNIKLEILDDIRLKNFNALKRIIEEGQAKSIFKKDVTIELITPTILGTFFHVYMNKIYFQNLLQLEKESDFEHYIENTLTAHIHQTIKGLLNYEN, from the coding sequence ATGAATTTGAATACCGATTTTAACGAAAAACAAATTGAGATTCTATTAGTAGCCGAATCTTTATTTGCAGACAATGGGTTTGAAGGTACTTCTATCAGGACTATTGCAAAAGAGGCCAAAATAAACATCGCTATGGTGTCATACTATTTTGGATCGAAAGAGAAGCTACTACAAGCCTTAGCAAGTTATCGTTTAAAGGATTTAAGATTTGAAATTGAAAATTTAGCAACTGAAGATTTAGATCCTAGAGAAAAAATGAAACGTTTGATTTCTCTTTACATCAATCGCTTCAATTGTAATAAAGGAATTTACAGAATATTACATTTTGAATTAGCTGGTGGAAAGTCAAATATCAAACTTGAAATTCTTGATGATATTAGACTAAAAAACTTCAATGCTTTAAAACGAATTATTGAAGAGGGTCAGGCGAAATCAATATTTAAAAAAGACGTAACTATTGAGTTAATCACTCCAACAATCTTAGGTACCTTCTTTCACGTGTATATGAACAAAATTTATTTCCAAAATTTATTACAGCTTGAAAAGGAATCCGATTTTGAGCATTATATAGAAAACACACTTACAGCACACATACATCAAACTATAAAAGGACTTCTTAACTATGAAAATTAA
- a CDS encoding glycosyltransferase — MHHNSLVTIICTCYNQHEYVTACLDSVISQDYSNIEIIIVDDCSTDDSKLVIENWIKSNLTVRFLSNETNLGITKSFNNAARYATGTYLVDLAADDLLLPHFTSSLVKKFNQSRHNNLGIVYGNAALVDHYGDFKSYYFDVNTSNKVLKKRVTGDIYTTVLTGGDSICSVSAMIKKAAFDQLQGYDESLAYEDLDFWIRCSRNYSFDFLDDVIMQKRNVQASLSSNFSKKNNRLARQMYASTYSILTNTLQLNSKIEEDLALQKRVHHSIIHSFKNGYYQLTFKYVFLRAKLSWRKIAYHYTD; from the coding sequence ATGCATCACAATTCACTTGTAACTATTATATGTACTTGCTACAATCAACACGAATACGTTACGGCTTGTTTAGATTCTGTTATATCGCAAGATTATTCTAATATTGAAATTATAATTGTTGATGATTGTAGCACTGATGACTCAAAACTTGTAATTGAAAATTGGATTAAATCAAATTTAACTGTTCGTTTTCTCTCCAATGAGACTAATTTAGGTATTACAAAATCATTTAATAATGCTGCAAGATATGCTACTGGGACGTATTTAGTTGACTTAGCAGCAGACGATCTACTTCTACCCCATTTTACCTCGTCATTAGTCAAAAAATTCAATCAAAGTAGACACAACAACCTCGGAATTGTATATGGTAATGCTGCACTTGTTGACCATTATGGGGATTTTAAGTCATATTATTTTGATGTTAACACCTCCAACAAAGTATTAAAAAAAAGGGTTACAGGAGATATATACACTACCGTATTAACTGGTGGAGATAGCATATGCTCGGTGTCTGCTATGATAAAAAAAGCAGCGTTTGACCAATTGCAAGGTTACGACGAATCACTTGCTTATGAAGATTTGGACTTTTGGATACGATGTTCAAGAAACTATAGTTTTGATTTTCTAGATGACGTTATCATGCAAAAAAGAAATGTACAAGCCTCTTTAAGTTCAAATTTTTCGAAAAAGAATAATAGATTAGCAAGGCAAATGTATGCCTCCACCTATTCCATTCTAACCAATACACTACAACTTAATAGCAAAATAGAAGAAGATTTAGCCCTACAAAAACGAGTTCATCACAGTATCATTCATAGTTTTAAAAATGGTTATTATCAGCTAACTTTTAAATATGTTTTTCTAAGAGCCAAATTATCCTGGAGAAAAATCGCATATCACTACACTGACTAG
- a CDS encoding glycosyltransferase → MTVPNKKYKIALIGHRLSDGGGEKVMANLSIFFDKVGIEVHNIIVLDGVTYSYGGQLVNLGLLKNKRNDWYNKLSRFIFLKKYLKNQKFDFIIDFRPRMKPLQELILTKFIFKTKTIFTVHSYLLQYYMPNNKWFTRLIYIDAFAMVTCVDDIKNLVAEKYALKNLKTIYNPVNFDEIKDKIEENVLVDFTYIVAVGQYNDGIKQFDKLIACYAQSILPQKNIHLMILGKGNFDFLNSVIIANDVQNLVHLMGFQDNPFKYIIKSKFLVLSSLNEGFANVIVESLACEIPVVAFDCLCGPSTILEDKFNGLLIENQNCEKLTEAMNLFIEDEILYNYCKKNTLNSIQHFALDNIGKQWLDLMKIDL, encoded by the coding sequence ATGACTGTTCCAAACAAAAAGTATAAAATTGCACTTATTGGCCATCGTTTGAGCGATGGAGGAGGAGAAAAAGTGATGGCAAATTTGTCTATTTTTTTTGATAAAGTAGGGATAGAAGTGCATAATATTATTGTTCTAGATGGTGTAACGTACAGCTATGGCGGTCAACTTGTTAATCTAGGATTGCTCAAAAACAAGAGAAATGATTGGTATAATAAGTTGTCTAGATTTATATTTTTAAAAAAATATTTGAAAAACCAAAAATTCGATTTTATAATAGATTTTCGTCCTAGAATGAAGCCTTTGCAGGAATTGATTTTAACTAAATTCATTTTCAAGACTAAAACCATTTTTACTGTTCATAGTTATTTGTTGCAGTATTACATGCCAAATAACAAGTGGTTTACAAGATTAATTTATATAGATGCTTTTGCCATGGTAACTTGTGTTGATGACATCAAAAATCTTGTGGCTGAAAAATATGCTCTAAAAAATCTTAAAACAATTTACAATCCAGTCAATTTTGATGAGATTAAAGATAAAATTGAGGAAAATGTTCTGGTTGATTTTACCTATATTGTTGCCGTGGGTCAATATAATGATGGTATCAAACAATTTGATAAATTAATTGCTTGTTATGCACAATCTATACTACCACAGAAGAATATTCATTTAATGATTTTGGGAAAAGGAAATTTCGATTTTTTAAATAGTGTTATAATTGCAAATGATGTACAAAACTTAGTACATTTGATGGGTTTTCAAGACAATCCATTCAAATACATTATTAAATCAAAATTTTTAGTGTTGTCAAGTCTAAATGAAGGTTTTGCAAATGTTATAGTCGAATCTCTTGCATGTGAGATTCCTGTAGTAGCTTTTGATTGTCTTTGTGGTCCTAGTACGATTTTAGAAGATAAATTTAATGGTCTTCTTATTGAAAATCAAAATTGCGAAAAGTTAACTGAAGCAATGAACTTATTTATTGAAGATGAAATACTTTACAATTACTGCAAAAAAAACACATTAAATAGTATTCAGCATTTTGCATTAGATAACATTGGTAAACAATGGTTGGATTTAATGAAAATTGATTTATAA
- a CDS encoding sugar 3,4-ketoisomerase, with translation MKVKIIDIPKVENVLGNIAVIENDVIPFAVNRVYYLYDIPSTSIRGGHSHKKLQQVLIAISGSFDVVLKNGKSTKRITLNKPDKGLLIKNNVWRELENFSSGAVCLVLASEVYSEEDYIRDFEEFLLTRQ, from the coding sequence ATGAAAGTTAAAATTATAGATATTCCTAAAGTAGAAAATGTATTAGGAAACATTGCCGTAATAGAAAATGATGTTATTCCGTTTGCTGTAAATAGAGTGTATTATTTATATGATATTCCAAGTACTTCAATTCGTGGTGGCCATTCGCACAAAAAATTGCAGCAAGTTTTAATCGCAATTTCAGGTAGTTTTGATGTTGTATTAAAAAACGGGAAATCAACAAAACGTATTACATTGAACAAACCCGACAAAGGATTGTTGATTAAGAATAATGTTTGGAGGGAGTTAGAAAACTTTTCTTCAGGAGCTGTTTGCTTGGTTTTAGCATCAGAAGTATATAGTGAAGAGGATTATATTCGTGATTTTGAAGAATTTTTATTAACTAGACAATAA
- a CDS encoding glycosyltransferase family 4 protein yields MRILYITPDSTNSGGIARVLSLKLNYLTVTLGYQIEVITVCKTAKKPFYPFNKAIKFHHLGSGKSIITFPSHFLNYCNKTIAAFQPDLVVVCDAALSSIIPYFIKTRAPILFETHVSTSLKQVTKQNLFDKIRFRAVFFTKKIAFAKYSKIIFETTAGRDEWQLSNAVVIPNPLAFISSNLAPLNQKKVIAVSRHSYEKGIDRLLYIWQKIIQTHPDWTLEIYGEWDSDLKYQKLAAELKIETNCNFFAPNSAIQKCYEEASIMLLTSRSEAFGMVLIEAMQCGLPCVAYDCPCGPRDIITNGTNGFLIENDKEKEFVSKVNQLIDNQSLRKKLGKQAKDDSKKYEISTIMKQWVQLFENQIKGLED; encoded by the coding sequence ATGAGAATACTCTACATCACTCCCGATAGTACAAATTCAGGTGGTATTGCTAGGGTTTTGTCGTTGAAATTGAATTATTTGACAGTTACACTCGGCTATCAAATTGAAGTAATTACTGTTTGCAAAACGGCTAAAAAACCTTTTTATCCCTTTAATAAGGCAATAAAATTTCATCACTTGGGTTCGGGAAAATCCATAATTACTTTCCCCTCGCATTTTCTAAATTATTGTAATAAAACCATAGCAGCATTTCAGCCTGATCTTGTGGTTGTGTGTGATGCAGCATTGTCTTCCATCATTCCCTATTTTATAAAAACAAGGGCTCCAATACTTTTCGAAACACATGTGTCTACTTCTTTAAAACAAGTTACGAAACAAAATCTCTTTGATAAGATTCGGTTTCGCGCAGTTTTTTTTACAAAAAAAATTGCCTTTGCAAAATATTCTAAAATTATTTTTGAGACCACAGCAGGTAGGGATGAGTGGCAGTTATCCAATGCGGTTGTAATACCAAATCCTTTAGCATTTATAAGTTCCAATTTAGCTCCCTTAAATCAAAAAAAAGTAATAGCAGTGAGTCGGCATAGTTACGAGAAAGGTATCGACCGTTTACTCTATATTTGGCAGAAGATCATTCAAACACATCCAGATTGGACATTAGAAATTTATGGAGAATGGGATAGTGATTTAAAGTATCAAAAGCTAGCAGCAGAATTGAAAATTGAGACTAATTGCAATTTTTTTGCTCCCAATTCGGCTATTCAAAAATGCTATGAAGAGGCCTCAATAATGCTTTTAACTTCACGGTCAGAAGCTTTTGGAATGGTACTTATTGAAGCAATGCAGTGCGGTTTGCCATGTGTTGCCTATGATTGTCCTTGTGGACCAAGAGATATAATCACTAATGGAACCAATGGGTTTTTAATCGAAAATGATAAGGAAAAAGAATTTGTTTCGAAAGTAAATCAACTTATTGATAACCAATCTCTGCGAAAAAAATTAGGAAAACAAGCAAAGGACGATTCGAAAAAATATGAAATAAGTACTATTATGAAACAATGGGTGCAATTGTTTGAAAATCAAATCAAAGGGTTGGAAGATTAA